From the genome of Scytonema hofmannii PCC 7110, one region includes:
- a CDS encoding DUF445 domain-containing protein yields the protein MDWSHLWLYVSPPVAGGIIGYFTNDIAIKMLFRPYRAIYIGGRRVPFTPGLIPRNQERLAKNISNTIMGSLLTPEELQNLARRLLQTERVQGAILWLLRLAIDQVKSDREQKTAKILSGILRDLLGESLPRLLKVLARREDFLEVQVNQIFDQILLEFQLTDEQATRLADWLLQVVIPPDVLRQAVIDFLTDRTIQAIDESFREKTSGTYWVVANLFGLRNTLSRLRTYCLDEKDATNARLQELIRELQVRDRLKRFLQNLSLQNLPIGTVRQLRKTTRDSVRHYLQTRGSDLLQGLSGSVDWEHIAMLLVNRLSTSSVVSASLEVVSKELALILERYLERDLEAIVAQTIPILSIDQVIVDRVKSTSPADLEAAIEGIVKNELQAIVNLGGILGFVVGLFQTALLLFSQSV from the coding sequence ATGGATTGGTCTCATCTTTGGCTTTATGTTTCTCCCCCTGTAGCGGGTGGAATTATCGGCTATTTTACTAACGACATAGCCATCAAAATGTTATTTCGTCCCTACCGAGCAATTTATATCGGTGGGCGAAGAGTTCCATTTACCCCTGGATTAATTCCCCGCAACCAAGAACGGCTTGCTAAGAATATCTCCAACACAATCATGGGGTCGCTGCTCACTCCAGAAGAATTGCAAAATCTGGCGCGACGATTGTTGCAAACCGAACGCGTACAAGGAGCAATTCTTTGGCTGCTGCGTTTGGCAATTGACCAAGTCAAATCCGATCGCGAGCAGAAAACAGCTAAGATTTTGTCAGGAATATTGCGGGATTTGTTAGGGGAGTCTTTACCACGCCTCCTCAAGGTACTGGCTCGGCGAGAAGACTTTTTGGAAGTACAAGTTAATCAAATTTTTGACCAGATATTACTGGAATTTCAATTAACTGACGAACAAGCAACTCGTCTCGCTGATTGGCTGCTACAAGTGGTTATTCCTCCAGATGTATTGCGACAGGCTGTGATTGACTTTTTGACAGATCGCACCATCCAAGCTATTGATGAAAGCTTTCGGGAAAAAACCAGCGGTACATATTGGGTGGTAGCAAATCTCTTTGGCTTGCGAAATACTCTCAGCCGTTTGCGTACTTACTGCTTGGATGAAAAAGATGCGACCAATGCTCGTCTACAGGAATTGATTCGAGAACTACAAGTACGCGATCGCCTCAAGCGATTTTTACAAAACTTATCATTACAAAACTTACCAATAGGTACGGTGCGACAATTGCGAAAAACGACACGCGATAGTGTCCGACATTATTTACAAACAAGGGGTAGCGATTTACTCCAAGGATTAAGTGGCTCTGTGGACTGGGAGCATATAGCTATGTTACTCGTTAACCGCCTTAGCACTTCATCTGTTGTGAGTGCTTCCTTAGAAGTTGTTAGTAAGGAACTAGCTCTGATTTTAGAGAGGTATTTGGAACGAGATTTAGAAGCTATCGTGGCTCAAACAATCCCCATTTTGTCAATTGACCAAGTGATTGTTGACCGAGTGAAATCCACCTCTCCTGCTGACTTGGAAGCAGCAATTGAAGGAATTGTCAAAAATGAATTGCAGGCAATTGTCAATTTAGGCGGTATTTTAGGTTTTGTTGTCGGGTTATTTCAAACAGCACTTTTATTATTTAGTCAATCGGTGTAA
- the prmA gene encoding 50S ribosomal protein L11 methyltransferase: protein MANTWWEVQIQCEPALEESIFWRLESFGCRGTASEKKGSHSFVRSYLPQFQAHLLDLAALSLWLRQDALCMELPIPVVHLELIDEEDWASSWKQYWQPQEIGDRILINPAWLPVPENSERLIILLDPGVAFGTGNHATTQLCLESLEMRLSSLPESFTTEERVKEDVVIADVGCGSGILSIAALLLGAKKAYAVDTDPLAVRSTLENIAMNGVRPESLIVAEGSVDVLTKLVPQPVDGIVCNILADVIIRLAPEFNAIVKPTTWGVFSGILLEQSKAVADALEKHGWVVATLWKRKEWCCLNVRRS, encoded by the coding sequence ATGGCAAACACCTGGTGGGAAGTACAAATTCAATGTGAACCGGCGCTAGAAGAGTCTATATTTTGGCGTTTGGAAAGTTTTGGTTGTCGTGGAACGGCTAGTGAAAAGAAAGGCAGTCATTCTTTTGTACGCAGTTATTTGCCTCAGTTCCAAGCGCATCTTCTGGATTTGGCTGCATTGTCCTTGTGGTTGCGGCAAGATGCTCTGTGTATGGAACTTCCCATACCTGTGGTGCATTTGGAGTTGATTGATGAGGAAGATTGGGCAAGTAGCTGGAAGCAATATTGGCAACCACAGGAAATTGGCGATCGCATTTTAATCAATCCTGCATGGCTACCAGTACCGGAAAATTCCGAACGTCTGATTATTCTTTTAGATCCTGGTGTAGCATTTGGTACTGGAAACCATGCTACAACTCAGTTGTGTTTAGAATCTTTAGAAATGCGTCTGAGCAGTTTACCTGAGTCTTTCACAACTGAAGAGCGGGTAAAGGAAGATGTGGTTATTGCGGATGTTGGCTGTGGTTCTGGTATCCTTTCTATAGCAGCGTTGTTACTGGGAGCAAAGAAAGCCTACGCAGTGGATACCGATCCCCTAGCAGTCAGATCGACTTTAGAAAATATCGCCATGAATGGTGTCCGCCCAGAAAGTTTAATCGTAGCGGAAGGGAGTGTAGATGTTTTAACAAAACTAGTTCCGCAACCAGTGGATGGTATTGTTTGCAATATTCTGGCAGACGTTATTATTCGATTGGCACCAGAGTTTAATGCGATCGTCAAACCCACTACTTGGGGAGTTTTCAGTGGAATTTTACTCGAGCAATCTAAAGCTGTTGCTGATGCGTTAGAGAAACATGGTTGGGTTGTAGCTACTCTTTGGAAGCGCAAAGAATGGTGTTGTTTAAACGTGCGACGATCTTGA
- the ubiE gene encoding bifunctional demethylmenaquinone methyltransferase/2-methoxy-6-polyprenyl-1,4-benzoquinol methylase UbiE codes for MTNNEVKTIFDRIAPVYDRLNDWLSLGQHRIWKEMTVKWSGAKPGDTSLDLCCGSGDLSFVLARRVGLTGQVFGVDFSPQLLEVAKSRTQSQYPRSPITWIEADILNLPFDDDRFDAATMGYGLRNVTSIPQSLKELHRVLKKGARAAILDFHRPSNPQMRVFQQWYLDNLVVPIASHMGVKEEYAYISPSLERFPTGVEQVEIGRQVGFTSVTHYPLMNGMMGVLVLTKF; via the coding sequence ATGACTAATAATGAAGTTAAGACTATTTTTGACCGTATTGCTCCCGTTTACGATCGCCTAAATGATTGGTTGAGTTTGGGACAGCATCGCATTTGGAAAGAAATGACGGTGAAATGGAGCGGAGCTAAACCTGGTGATACAAGTCTTGATTTGTGCTGTGGGAGTGGAGATTTATCTTTTGTGCTAGCAAGGCGCGTGGGACTCACAGGACAGGTCTTTGGAGTGGACTTTTCTCCACAGTTGCTAGAAGTTGCAAAATCTCGCACTCAAAGTCAGTATCCTCGCTCTCCCATCACTTGGATAGAAGCTGATATTTTGAATTTACCCTTTGACGATGACCGCTTTGATGCCGCAACAATGGGTTATGGTTTAAGAAATGTCACAAGTATTCCTCAGAGTTTAAAAGAATTACATCGCGTCCTTAAAAAAGGTGCTAGAGCAGCAATTTTGGATTTTCACCGTCCCAGCAATCCTCAAATGCGTGTTTTTCAGCAATGGTATTTGGACAATCTCGTGGTTCCCATAGCAAGCCACATGGGTGTCAAGGAGGAATACGCGTATATTAGTCCCAGCCTTGAGCGATTTCCCACAGGAGTGGAACAAGTCGAGATTGGTCGTCAAGTTGGTTTTACTTCTGTCACACACTACCCTCTCATGAACGGTATGATGGGAGTGCTAGTGCTTACAAAATTTTAG
- the serA gene encoding phosphoglycerate dehydrogenase — protein sequence MSKVLVSDPIDQVGVDILSQVATVDVKTGLKPEELIEIIGEYDALMIRSGTRVTQEIIEAGTQLKIIGRAGVGVDNVDVPAATRKGIVVVNSPEGNTIAAAEHALAMMLSLSRHIPDANASVKRGEWDRKTFVGAEVYKKTLGIVGLGKIGSHVAAVAKAMGMKLLAYDPFISADRAEQIGCQLVDLDLLLQQADYITLHIPKTPETTHLINTERLSKMKPSARIINCARGGIIDEQALAVAIKEGKISGAALDVFEKEPLGESFLKALGKEIVLTPHLGASTTEAQVNVAIDVAEQIRDVLLGLPARSAVNIPGLNPDVIEELKPYMQLAETLGNLVGQLAGGRVELLNIRLQGELATNRSQPLVVASLKGLLYKALRERVNYVNASIEAKERGIRVIETRDAAIQDYAGSLHLEATGSLGTHAVTGALLGDGEIRLTNLDGFPINVPPSQHMLFTLHRDMPGIIGKLGSLLGSFNVNIASMQVGRKIVRGDAVMVLSLDDPLPDGILSEITKVPGIRDAYTVTL from the coding sequence ATGTCTAAGGTTCTTGTCTCCGATCCAATCGATCAAGTTGGGGTTGATATCTTATCCCAAGTTGCTACAGTAGATGTTAAAACCGGGTTAAAGCCTGAGGAACTCATAGAAATCATTGGTGAGTACGATGCACTCATGATTCGCTCTGGAACCCGTGTCACGCAAGAAATTATTGAAGCTGGCACGCAGTTAAAAATCATTGGTCGCGCTGGTGTTGGTGTTGATAATGTTGATGTTCCTGCAGCTACGCGCAAAGGAATTGTGGTTGTCAATTCTCCTGAGGGAAATACTATCGCTGCTGCAGAACACGCACTGGCGATGATGTTATCCTTGTCCCGCCACATTCCCGATGCCAATGCTTCCGTAAAGCGCGGCGAGTGGGATCGCAAAACTTTTGTGGGTGCTGAAGTTTACAAGAAAACTTTAGGTATTGTAGGCTTGGGCAAAATTGGCTCCCATGTTGCGGCTGTTGCCAAAGCAATGGGAATGAAACTGCTAGCTTACGATCCCTTCATATCTGCAGACAGGGCAGAACAAATCGGCTGTCAATTGGTGGATCTAGACTTGTTATTACAGCAAGCAGATTACATCACCCTGCACATACCTAAAACACCAGAAACTACGCACCTAATCAACACTGAAAGATTGTCAAAGATGAAACCCAGCGCTCGTATTATTAACTGCGCTCGTGGTGGCATCATTGATGAACAAGCTTTGGCTGTTGCCATTAAAGAGGGTAAAATCTCCGGTGCTGCATTAGATGTATTTGAGAAGGAACCCTTGGGTGAATCATTCTTAAAAGCGTTGGGCAAAGAAATTGTTCTCACCCCTCATTTGGGCGCTTCTACAACAGAAGCACAAGTGAATGTGGCAATAGACGTTGCCGAACAAATTCGGGATGTGTTGTTAGGGCTACCTGCACGTTCAGCAGTGAATATCCCCGGACTTAATCCTGATGTCATAGAAGAACTCAAACCCTATATGCAGCTAGCAGAAACCTTGGGTAACCTAGTGGGACAGTTAGCTGGTGGACGGGTGGAGTTGCTTAATATCCGACTTCAAGGAGAACTTGCAACAAACAGGAGTCAGCCCTTGGTTGTGGCATCTTTAAAAGGATTGCTTTACAAAGCCCTACGGGAACGGGTAAATTACGTAAATGCAAGTATTGAGGCAAAAGAGCGTGGAATCCGGGTGATTGAAACGCGAGATGCAGCAATACAAGACTACGCTGGCTCTTTGCATTTAGAAGCGACTGGTTCTCTGGGTACTCATGCTGTAACTGGTGCTTTGTTGGGTGATGGAGAAATCAGACTCACTAACTTGGATGGTTTCCCAATTAACGTCCCCCCCAGTCAACATATGTTATTCACCTTGCACCGAGATATGCCAGGGATTATTGGCAAACTAGGTTCCCTATTGGGGAGTTTTAATGTCAATATTGCCAGTATGCAGGTAGGTCGCAAAATCGTTCGCGGTGATGCAGTCATGGTTCTCAGCCTTGACGATCCTCTACCTGATGGGATTTTGTCTGAAATTACCAAAGTCCCTGGAATTCGGGATGCGTATACAGTAACACTGTAA
- a CDS encoding Rpn family recombination-promoting nuclease/putative transposase, producing MFDNVCKFLAETFSTDFASWLIGEPIALTELSPSELSLEPIRADALILLESPEVILHLEFQTNPDKDIPFRMIDYRVRGYRRFPEKRMYQVVIYLKQTDSEEVYKNTFSIPGTLHEFNVIRLWEQPKEVLSQYVGLLPFAVLCQADEGGREATLKQVAREIDRIDDRRQQSNVAAATAILAGLVLDKGLIKKVLKKEIMKESVIYQDIWDEARIEGRAEGRAEGRAEGRAEGRAEGRAEGLEEGIQQVAVNLLKNGITPEDVVKFTGLSLEEVQSLRSQLN from the coding sequence ATGTTTGATAACGTTTGTAAATTCCTAGCAGAAACTTTCTCCACTGACTTTGCTTCTTGGCTCATTGGAGAACCAATTGCTTTAACCGAGTTAAGTCCAAGCGAACTATCTCTCGAACCAATTCGTGCCGACGCACTAATTCTATTAGAGTCCCCAGAGGTGATACTTCATTTGGAGTTCCAAACCAACCCGGATAAAGACATCCCATTTCGCATGATAGATTACCGCGTGCGAGGTTATCGTCGCTTTCCCGAAAAGCGGATGTATCAAGTGGTCATTTACTTGAAACAGACAGACTCAGAAGAGGTGTATAAAAATACCTTTTCAATTCCTGGCACTCTTCATGAATTCAACGTCATTCGTCTTTGGGAACAGCCAAAAGAAGTGTTGTCACAATATGTAGGTCTATTACCATTTGCAGTATTATGCCAAGCAGACGAAGGTGGGCGCGAAGCGACACTCAAGCAAGTGGCAAGAGAAATAGACAGAATTGATGACCGGCGACAACAAAGCAATGTGGCTGCAGCAACAGCCATCTTAGCGGGTTTAGTATTGGATAAGGGGTTGATTAAAAAAGTACTGAAAAAGGAAATAATGAAAGAATCTGTCATTTATCAAGATATCTGGGATGAAGCTAGAATCGAAGGTCGTGCCGAAGGTCGTGCCGAAGGTCGTGCCGAAGGTCGTGCCGAAGGTCGTGCCGAAGGTCGTGCCGAAGGTCTCGAAGAAGGGATTCAGCAAGTTGCTGTTAACTTACTAAAAAATGGCATCACACCTGAAGATGTGGTGAAGTTTACAGGATTATCTCTTGAAGAGGTACAGTCTTTGCGGTCGCAATTGAATTAA
- a CDS encoding four helix bundle protein — translation MAEINDFKDLKIWQKGMDIAEKCYFLTKPFPKDELYGMVQQIRKSAVSIPANIAEGYGRRLTLEYIRFLNIAQGSVNELETHVILSHRVGLSKQEDIEPIISLLREESRMIIALIKKLE, via the coding sequence ATGGCAGAGATTAATGATTTTAAAGACTTAAAAATCTGGCAAAAAGGTATGGATATAGCCGAAAAGTGCTATTTTTTGACTAAACCTTTTCCCAAAGACGAGTTATATGGCATGGTACAACAAATTAGGAAATCCGCTGTCTCTATTCCAGCCAATATAGCCGAGGGATATGGAAGAAGATTGACACTTGAATACATTAGATTTCTGAATATTGCTCAAGGCTCGGTTAATGAATTAGAAACACACGTTATTCTATCGCATCGGGTAGGTCTATCTAAACAAGAAGATATAGAACCAATTATTTCTTTGCTACGAGAAGAGAGTCGAATGATTATTGCCCTCATTAAGAAGCTAGAATAA
- a CDS encoding TIGR00730 family Rossman fold protein, with amino-acid sequence MKYICVFCASRRGAQPAYKQAAKQLGEVLATRQLGLVYGGAKVGLMGALADATLAAGGEVIGVIPEFMVAKEIAHNGITQLHIVNSMHERKTMMSQIADAFVALPGGLGTLEEFCEILTWSQLGLHKKPCGVLNINGYYDSLLAFFDKAVTEEFLRPTHRSLVLEASEPEKLRLFSTCYAKITSTEEGTGNRERGTVKKETKFSVCLA; translated from the coding sequence GTGAAATATATTTGTGTATTTTGTGCTTCTAGAAGAGGAGCACAACCAGCTTACAAACAAGCAGCCAAACAGTTAGGTGAAGTGCTAGCAACACGACAGCTAGGTTTAGTTTACGGGGGTGCCAAAGTAGGGCTAATGGGTGCGCTCGCTGATGCTACTCTTGCAGCAGGAGGAGAAGTTATCGGTGTTATTCCAGAATTTATGGTTGCCAAAGAAATTGCTCACAATGGAATTACACAGCTTCATATTGTTAATTCCATGCACGAACGTAAAACCATGATGTCGCAAATTGCCGATGCTTTCGTGGCACTTCCTGGAGGTCTTGGAACCCTCGAAGAGTTTTGCGAAATCTTAACATGGTCACAATTGGGATTGCATAAAAAGCCTTGTGGCGTACTCAATATAAATGGTTATTACGATTCTTTGCTAGCATTTTTTGATAAAGCCGTGACTGAAGAATTTTTACGGCCTACCCATCGTTCCTTAGTTTTAGAAGCATCAGAACCAGAAAAATTACGGCTCTTCAGTACTTGTTATGCTAAAATAACAAGTACTGAAGAGGGAACAGGGAACAGGGAACGGGGAACAGTGAAGAAAGAAACGAAGTTTTCTGTTTGCCTTGCCTGA